One segment of Alnus glutinosa chromosome 2, dhAlnGlut1.1, whole genome shotgun sequence DNA contains the following:
- the LOC133861903 gene encoding uncharacterized protein LOC133861903 isoform X2 yields the protein MVSVDLQGQIRGLHRWGAQGAVMFLFRGEFGCLLFTGDFRWETASKRAKIGRTMLLDALKDDVVDILYLDNTYCNPSYIFPSREAAAQQVVDIIVSHPEHDIIIGIDTLGKEDLLLHISRALKIKIWVWPERLRTMHLLGYHEIFTTKTSLTRVRAVPRYSFSIETLEGLNTMRATIGIMPSGLPWVTKSLERGDKPFGSLLTSHCNKSKWSGNGGNHIDKPNANLGSVGRFHKYIYTVPYSDHSCFTEIEDFIKLVQPTSMKGIVSSSSCYVDPMYYFGCLCGANQAVQRSLHKHKRKERDERVPAVCLRTPFSSGGAFAESERKRGRTVKGKHSGTHVSRISALRRIQRGAKIMEDGCLN from the exons ATGGTCTCTGTTGACTTACAGGGACAGATTCGTGGTTTACATCGATGGGGAGCCCAAG GTGCAGTTATGTTTTTGTTTCGTGGAGAGTTTGGCTGCTTGCTTTTCACTGGTGATTTCCGTTGGGAAACAGCTAGTAAGAGGGCAAAGATAGGAAGAACCATGCTCCTCGATGCTCTCAAGGACGATGTAGTCGACATCCTTTACTTGGATAACACATACTGCAATCCGTCATACATTTTTCCATCTCGAGAAGCTGCAGCTCAGCAG GTTGTCGATATCATTGTCTCACATCCTGAACATGACATCATTATTGGCATCGACACTTTGGGGAAAGAAGATCTTTTGCTTCACATTTCACGTGCACTTAAAATAAAG ATTTGGGTGTGGCCGGAACGCTTGCGAACTATGCACCTTCTTGGGTACCATGAAATATTTACTACCAAGACTTCTCTTACAAGAGTGCGAGCTGTTCCTCGTTACAGTTTCAGCATTGAAACTCTAGAGGGACTAAATACAATGCGCGCAACTATCGGTATCATGCCATCTGGTCTTCCATGGGTGACAAAATCTCTTGAAAGAGGTGACAAACCTTTTGGTTCTCTTTTAACTTCTCATTGCAACAAAAGTAAATGGAGTGGAAACGGTGGGAACCATATTGATAAGCCAAATGCAAATTTAGGTTCTGTGGGAAGGTTTCATAAGTACATCTATACTGTTCCATACTCTGATCACTCGTGCTTTACAGAGatagaggattttataaaaCTTGTCCAGCCAACCAGCATGAAAGGCATTGTCTCTTCATCATCTTGCTATGTTGATCCTATGTACTATTTTGGCTGTCTTTGTGGAGCCAACCAAGCAGTTCAAAGATCACTTCACAAACATAAGAGAAAGGAGAGAGATGAAAGAGTTCCGGCTGTCTGTCTTAGAACTCCCTTTAGCAGTGGTGGTGCTTTTGCTgagtcagagaggaaaagaggAAGGACAGTAAAGGGTAAACATTCAGGTACTCATGTGAGTAGGATAAGTGCATTGAGACGAATACAGCGTGGTGCAAAGATTATGGAAGATGGCTGTCTGAATTGA
- the LOC133861903 gene encoding uncharacterized protein LOC133861903 isoform X1 encodes MPPLRRMEKGLISVDRWTGQSQAYFLTHLHSDHTQGLSSTWAKGLIFCSRLTAKLFPFKFPNFNLSLLRVLDLGAWHSLSLLSPSPSASQSFITVEVMAIDAHHCSGAVMFLFRGEFGCLLFTGDFRWETASKRAKIGRTMLLDALKDDVVDILYLDNTYCNPSYIFPSREAAAQQVVDIIVSHPEHDIIIGIDTLGKEDLLLHISRALKIKIWVWPERLRTMHLLGYHEIFTTKTSLTRVRAVPRYSFSIETLEGLNTMRATIGIMPSGLPWVTKSLERGDKPFGSLLTSHCNKSKWSGNGGNHIDKPNANLGSVGRFHKYIYTVPYSDHSCFTEIEDFIKLVQPTSMKGIVSSSSCYVDPMYYFGCLCGANQAVQRSLHKHKRKERDERVPAVCLRTPFSSGGAFAESERKRGRTVKGKHSGTHVSRISALRRIQRGAKIMEDGCLN; translated from the exons ATGCCACCGTTGCGTAGAATGGAGAAGGGGCTGATATCGGTGGACCGGTGGACAGGCCAGAGCCAAGCCTACTTCTTGACTCACCTGCACTCGGACCACACTCAGGGCTTGTCGTCCACCTGGGCCAAGGGACTAATCTTCTGCTCCCGCCTCACCGCCAAACTGTTCCCCTTCAAATTCCCCAACTTCAACCTCTCTTTGCTACGCGTCCTCGACCTCGGCGCGTGGCACTCCCTCTCCCTCCTCTCTCCCTCCCCCTCCGCATCACAGTCCTTCATCACCGTCGAGGTCATGGCCATTGACGCTCACCATTGTTCTG GTGCAGTTATGTTTTTGTTTCGTGGAGAGTTTGGCTGCTTGCTTTTCACTGGTGATTTCCGTTGGGAAACAGCTAGTAAGAGGGCAAAGATAGGAAGAACCATGCTCCTCGATGCTCTCAAGGACGATGTAGTCGACATCCTTTACTTGGATAACACATACTGCAATCCGTCATACATTTTTCCATCTCGAGAAGCTGCAGCTCAGCAG GTTGTCGATATCATTGTCTCACATCCTGAACATGACATCATTATTGGCATCGACACTTTGGGGAAAGAAGATCTTTTGCTTCACATTTCACGTGCACTTAAAATAAAG ATTTGGGTGTGGCCGGAACGCTTGCGAACTATGCACCTTCTTGGGTACCATGAAATATTTACTACCAAGACTTCTCTTACAAGAGTGCGAGCTGTTCCTCGTTACAGTTTCAGCATTGAAACTCTAGAGGGACTAAATACAATGCGCGCAACTATCGGTATCATGCCATCTGGTCTTCCATGGGTGACAAAATCTCTTGAAAGAGGTGACAAACCTTTTGGTTCTCTTTTAACTTCTCATTGCAACAAAAGTAAATGGAGTGGAAACGGTGGGAACCATATTGATAAGCCAAATGCAAATTTAGGTTCTGTGGGAAGGTTTCATAAGTACATCTATACTGTTCCATACTCTGATCACTCGTGCTTTACAGAGatagaggattttataaaaCTTGTCCAGCCAACCAGCATGAAAGGCATTGTCTCTTCATCATCTTGCTATGTTGATCCTATGTACTATTTTGGCTGTCTTTGTGGAGCCAACCAAGCAGTTCAAAGATCACTTCACAAACATAAGAGAAAGGAGAGAGATGAAAGAGTTCCGGCTGTCTGTCTTAGAACTCCCTTTAGCAGTGGTGGTGCTTTTGCTgagtcagagaggaaaagaggAAGGACAGTAAAGGGTAAACATTCAGGTACTCATGTGAGTAGGATAAGTGCATTGAGACGAATACAGCGTGGTGCAAAGATTATGGAAGATGGCTGTCTGAATTGA